One Streptomyces sp. NBC_00223 genomic window carries:
- a CDS encoding ISAs1 family transposase, with translation MVPDPRRAKGRRHPLAFVLALTACAVLAGARSLTAIAEWAADAPATVLAALGGPNREPSGPTAPAEATVRRILQRIDGNALDNAIGTWLAARDPGRTPRDQDLFKQSRRSLAVDGKTVRGARRADGSQVHLLAAMTGTGLVTAQREVDGKTNEITVFRPLLAELDLTDTVVTFDALHSQTAHARFLVEDKKAHYIAVIKGNQPLLHKRLKHLPWRDVPLLDKTRATAHGRNEIRRVKTATVADLDFPHAAQAVQIVRRRRIVATGKVTLERVYAVTDLAAEQAQADEIAHHVRGHWGIENQLHHIRDTTYAEDASRVRTGTAPRAMASLRNLAIGALRLAGHTGIAASLRHHARDATRPLATLGIT, from the coding sequence GTGGTACCCGATCCGCGCCGGGCCAAGGGCCGCCGCCATCCCCTCGCCTTCGTCCTCGCGCTGACCGCCTGCGCGGTGCTGGCCGGCGCGAGATCCCTGACCGCGATCGCGGAGTGGGCCGCAGACGCCCCGGCCACCGTGCTTGCCGCCCTCGGCGGCCCGAACCGGGAACCCAGCGGCCCGACCGCTCCGGCCGAGGCCACCGTGCGCCGAATCCTGCAACGCATCGACGGCAACGCACTCGACAACGCGATCGGCACCTGGCTCGCCGCTCGGGACCCCGGCCGCACACCGAGGGACCAGGACCTGTTCAAGCAGTCCCGGCGTTCCCTGGCCGTGGACGGAAAGACGGTGCGGGGCGCCCGCCGCGCGGACGGCAGCCAAGTCCACCTCCTTGCCGCGATGACCGGCACCGGCCTGGTCACCGCCCAGCGCGAGGTGGACGGCAAGACCAACGAAATCACCGTCTTCCGGCCCCTGCTCGCAGAGCTCGACCTGACCGACACCGTGGTCACCTTCGACGCCCTGCACTCCCAGACCGCGCACGCCCGCTTCCTCGTCGAGGACAAGAAAGCCCACTACATCGCCGTGATCAAGGGGAACCAGCCGTTGCTGCACAAACGCCTCAAGCACCTGCCCTGGCGAGACGTGCCGTTGCTGGACAAGACCCGCGCCACCGCGCACGGCCGCAACGAGATCCGCCGGGTCAAGACCGCCACCGTCGCCGACCTGGACTTCCCGCACGCCGCGCAGGCCGTCCAGATCGTGCGCCGCCGCCGCATCGTCGCCACTGGCAAGGTCACTCTCGAACGCGTCTACGCGGTCACCGACCTGGCCGCCGAGCAAGCACAGGCCGACGAAATCGCGCACCACGTCCGCGGACACTGGGGCATCGAGAACCAACTCCACCACATACGCGACACCACCTACGCCGAGGACGCCTCCCGCGTCCGCACCGGCACAGCCCCACGAGCCATGGCCAGCCTCCGCAACCTCGCCATCGGAGCCCTCCGCCTCGCCGGACACACCGGCATCGCCGCCAGTCTCCGCCACCACGCACGCGACGCCACCCGCCCGCTCGCCACCCTCGGCATCACGTGA
- a CDS encoding IS30 family transposase: MRSPGHPKYQRHVEGAFWTEIAKGLLPEEAAAVVGVAPAVATRWYRQCGGMRPFDPKPPSGRYLSFCEREEIALLRARGKGVREIARDVGRDPGTISRELRRNAATRSGKLDYRASVAQWKADMAARRPKTAKLVANPRLHAYVQERLSGQITTSGGMPIAGPVTGSWTGRNKPHRQDRAWVRAWSPEQIANRIRLDFPDDKSMRISHEAIYQALYIQGRGALKRELILCLRTGRALRAPRARSRRKTWAHVTPEALISERPAEAEDRAVSGHWEGDLIIGLERSAIGTVVERSTRFTMLVHLPREEGYGTIPRTKNGPALAGYGAISMKKALANTMSMLPGQLRRSLTWDRGKEMSAHTLFQVETGIPVFFADPHSPWQRGTNENTNGLLRQYFPKGTDLSRWSAEEIAAIAHTLNTRPRKTLGWRTPAEAFSEQLLLLQKAGVATTG, translated from the coding sequence CTGAGGTCTCCGGGGCATCCGAAGTATCAGCGTCATGTCGAGGGGGCGTTTTGGACGGAGATCGCCAAGGGTCTTCTGCCTGAGGAGGCCGCCGCCGTCGTTGGCGTGGCGCCGGCGGTCGCAACGCGCTGGTACCGACAGTGTGGCGGCATGCGACCGTTCGATCCGAAGCCGCCCTCGGGCAGATACCTGTCGTTTTGCGAGCGGGAGGAGATCGCGTTGCTCAGGGCGCGGGGCAAGGGAGTACGCGAGATCGCCCGGGACGTCGGTCGTGATCCAGGCACGATCTCCCGTGAGCTGCGACGCAATGCCGCCACAAGAAGCGGGAAGCTCGACTACCGGGCGTCGGTGGCACAGTGGAAAGCAGATATGGCGGCCCGGCGTCCGAAGACAGCAAAACTGGTCGCCAATCCGCGGTTGCACGCCTATGTCCAGGAGAGGCTGTCCGGCCAGATCACCACCTCTGGCGGCATGCCGATCGCGGGACCGGTGACGGGCTCGTGGACGGGGCGGAACAAGCCACATCGCCAGGATCGTGCTTGGGTTCGGGCATGGAGCCCAGAGCAGATCGCGAACCGGATCAGGCTTGATTTCCCGGATGATAAATCCATGCGCATCAGTCACGAGGCGATCTACCAGGCCCTCTACATCCAGGGCCGCGGGGCGCTGAAACGCGAACTCATCCTATGCCTTCGGACCGGCCGCGCTCTGCGTGCGCCGCGGGCGCGGTCACGGCGGAAGACCTGGGCGCACGTCACACCAGAAGCGTTGATCAGCGAGAGACCCGCCGAGGCCGAGGACCGTGCTGTCTCCGGCCACTGGGAAGGGGATTTGATCATCGGGCTGGAGCGTTCCGCGATCGGCACCGTTGTCGAGCGGTCGACCCGGTTCACCATGCTGGTTCACCTGCCCCGCGAAGAGGGATACGGCACGATCCCCCGAACGAAGAACGGCCCCGCACTGGCCGGCTACGGAGCGATCTCCATGAAGAAGGCACTCGCCAACACGATGTCGATGCTCCCCGGGCAGCTGAGGCGGTCGCTGACGTGGGACCGCGGCAAGGAAATGTCGGCGCACACGCTGTTCCAGGTCGAAACCGGCATCCCCGTGTTCTTCGCCGATCCGCACAGCCCATGGCAGCGCGGCACGAACGAGAACACCAACGGACTCCTGCGCCAGTATTTTCCGAAGGGCACCGATCTCTCGCGCTGGTCCGCCGAAGAAATCGCAGCCATTGCTCACACGCTGAACACCAGACCGCGCAAGACACTTGGTTGGAGGACCCCCGCCGAGGCGTTCAGCGAGCAGCTACTCTTGCTTCAAAAAGCCGGTGTTGCAACAACCGGTTGA
- a CDS encoding TniB family NTP-binding protein, which produces MSPRKRGLHDLHRAATHVNLRMQETPMSAQVTALMRARLQNNALKQTPGTRDGLMINGGGYQGKTETACETAAEFEDFWRDLHHQLNPNAIPGTRDLFLPVAYCQTPVKATPKGLCEAILDFYGAPHAKTLRGLIRNVRESLHAHCTTALLLDDITRLKMHREDDQDTLDLIRDLMSLNVTLVLIGVNIPGSGLLREGRHDPRTGQTVLSPVKRGRSHNDEAATQTERRFDMINLDPFHYDTTDGIAAWVNHLAGVEDQLRLFRATPGMLTDGTMPEYLFRRTEGIVGLLKRLIEDGCTKAMENGQENLTIDLLQEIPINLGNVPGRDPGSGEVPVLKDEGRGAPPKRRKRGRNTVFDDQGGLPAADA; this is translated from the coding sequence ATGAGCCCCCGAAAGCGCGGGCTGCACGACCTGCACCGAGCGGCGACCCATGTGAACCTGCGGATGCAGGAAACCCCGATGAGCGCGCAGGTCACCGCGCTGATGCGAGCCAGACTCCAGAACAACGCGCTGAAGCAGACACCCGGCACCCGCGACGGACTGATGATCAACGGTGGCGGCTACCAGGGAAAGACGGAGACGGCGTGCGAGACCGCCGCCGAGTTCGAGGACTTCTGGCGCGACCTGCACCACCAGCTCAACCCGAACGCGATTCCCGGCACCCGGGACCTCTTCCTGCCGGTGGCCTACTGCCAGACGCCGGTCAAGGCCACGCCGAAGGGACTGTGCGAGGCGATCCTGGACTTCTACGGAGCCCCGCACGCCAAGACCCTGCGGGGGCTGATCCGCAACGTCCGCGAGTCCCTGCACGCGCACTGCACCACAGCGCTGCTGCTCGACGACATCACCCGGCTGAAGATGCACCGGGAGGACGACCAGGACACCCTCGATCTCATCCGGGACCTGATGAGCCTGAACGTCACGCTCGTCCTCATCGGCGTCAACATCCCCGGCTCCGGGCTGCTACGGGAAGGACGTCACGACCCGCGCACCGGCCAGACGGTGCTGTCGCCCGTCAAACGCGGCAGAAGCCACAACGACGAGGCAGCCACCCAGACCGAACGCCGCTTCGACATGATCAACCTCGACCCGTTCCACTACGACACCACCGACGGCATCGCCGCCTGGGTCAACCACCTCGCCGGCGTCGAAGACCAACTACGGCTCTTTCGGGCGACGCCGGGCATGCTCACCGACGGCACGATGCCCGAGTACCTGTTCCGCCGCACCGAGGGGATCGTCGGGCTGCTGAAACGCCTTATCGAGGACGGCTGCACCAAGGCTATGGAGAACGGCCAGGAGAACCTGACCATCGATCTGCTCCAGGAGATCCCCATCAACCTCGGCAACGTCCCCGGGCGGGACCCGGGCTCCGGCGAGGTCCCCGTGCTCAAGGACGAAGGAAGAGGAGCACCGCCCAAGCGGCGCAAGCGCGGCCGGAACACCGTCTTCGACGACCAGGGCGGCCTCCCCGCCGCCGATGCCTGA
- a CDS encoding IS3 family transposase — protein sequence MTALLDEHSHLGAEPVLRELDIPSSTYYRWRQAVTEPCERRRQDAGLTSRIRQIHDESGGIYGSPRVHAVLKREGVHVGRKRVERLMRQAGLAGISPRRGKSFTRRDPDAELAPDLVQRDFTANGPNRLWVTDLTMISTQEGPLWLSAIRDAFSRRVVAWETSARADADLVLTSLEYALASPEVAPGELVHHADHGTQYTSVKLTTRLVRAGIQASMGSVGDSFDNALAENLWMLVKTECIRGRVFATRAEANLALFEYIDGFYNPRRIQKRLGYLSPIEYEEKHYANRATTEPTNLKPRQPAPTS from the coding sequence ATGACCGCGCTCCTCGATGAGCACTCGCACCTGGGGGCCGAGCCCGTACTCCGGGAACTGGACATCCCCTCCTCCACCTACTACCGCTGGCGCCAAGCCGTGACCGAGCCGTGCGAACGGCGCCGCCAGGACGCCGGGCTGACCAGCAGGATCCGCCAGATCCACGACGAGTCCGGCGGGATCTACGGCTCACCCCGCGTGCACGCCGTCCTCAAGCGCGAGGGTGTCCATGTCGGCCGCAAGCGCGTCGAGCGGCTCATGCGCCAGGCCGGCCTGGCCGGGATCAGCCCCCGCCGGGGCAAGAGTTTCACCCGCCGGGACCCCGACGCCGAACTCGCTCCTGACCTGGTGCAACGCGACTTCACCGCGAACGGGCCGAACCGATTGTGGGTCACCGACCTCACCATGATCTCCACCCAGGAGGGGCCTTTGTGGCTATCGGCGATCCGGGACGCGTTCTCCCGCCGGGTCGTGGCATGGGAGACCTCCGCCCGCGCGGACGCCGACCTGGTCCTGACCTCGCTGGAATACGCCCTGGCCAGCCCCGAAGTCGCGCCCGGCGAACTCGTCCACCACGCGGACCACGGCACCCAATACACCTCGGTGAAACTCACAACACGCCTGGTCAGGGCCGGGATCCAGGCATCCATGGGCTCGGTCGGCGACTCGTTCGACAATGCCCTCGCGGAGAACCTGTGGATGCTGGTCAAGACCGAGTGCATCCGCGGCCGCGTCTTCGCCACCAGAGCCGAAGCAAACCTCGCGCTCTTCGAGTACATCGACGGCTTCTACAACCCCCGCCGCATCCAAAAACGGCTCGGCTACCTCAGCCCGATCGAGTACGAAGAGAAGCACTACGCCAACCGGGCGACGACCGAACCAACGAACCTGAAACCACGTCAACCCGCCCCGACCAGCTAG
- a CDS encoding ISAs1 family transposase: MPDLRVCLEAVPDPRSRRDRWYSLASILLVCAAAAVSGARTIDELAEWGARADARLLATLGVRRHLLRRRHAPSRSAIGRLLERLDADALDAAVGAWLVHRHAAATADAPGGRRVIAVDGKALRGSARLDQPRRHLLSAVTHGRPVTLAQAEVGSKTNEVRHFRPLLAPLDLDGEVVTFDALHTVKANVTWLVEVKKAHYVAVVKPNQPIVWTQLDGLDWNAVAVQHTNSNTGHGRRESRSIKTLAIADNLGGIAFPYAKLAIRVHRRRKAAGAKETRETVYAVTSLDAHQAKPAELASYLRGHWIVEAQHHIRDRTFAEDASTVHAGNAPRTMAAFRNLAIGALKTLGATNIAKTTRAIRDQPQRALPILGITPKPDLTGT; encoded by the coding sequence GTGCCTGACCTGCGCGTCTGCCTGGAAGCGGTTCCTGATCCGCGTTCCCGGCGGGACCGCTGGTACTCGCTGGCCTCGATCTTGCTGGTCTGCGCGGCAGCCGCGGTCTCCGGAGCCCGGACCATCGACGAACTCGCCGAGTGGGGCGCCCGCGCTGACGCCCGACTGCTCGCCACCCTCGGTGTCCGCCGTCACCTGCTGCGCCGGCGGCACGCGCCGTCCAGGTCGGCGATCGGGCGGCTCCTCGAACGCCTCGACGCCGACGCACTCGACGCGGCTGTGGGCGCCTGGCTGGTCCACCGCCACGCCGCTGCGACCGCAGATGCCCCGGGTGGACGGCGGGTGATCGCCGTGGACGGCAAGGCACTGCGCGGCTCCGCCCGCCTGGACCAGCCCCGCCGGCACCTGCTGTCCGCCGTCACCCACGGCCGCCCGGTCACCCTCGCCCAGGCCGAGGTCGGGTCCAAGACCAACGAGGTGCGGCACTTCCGGCCCCTGCTCGCACCGCTCGACCTGGACGGGGAGGTGGTCACCTTCGACGCGCTGCACACCGTGAAGGCCAACGTCACCTGGCTGGTCGAGGTCAAGAAGGCGCACTACGTCGCGGTCGTCAAGCCCAACCAGCCCATCGTCTGGACGCAGTTGGACGGTCTGGACTGGAACGCGGTGGCGGTCCAGCACACCAACTCGAACACAGGGCACGGCCGCCGGGAGTCCCGGTCGATCAAGACCCTCGCCATCGCCGACAACCTCGGCGGCATCGCCTTCCCTTACGCGAAGCTCGCCATCCGCGTCCACCGCCGCCGCAAGGCGGCCGGCGCGAAGGAGACCCGCGAGACCGTCTATGCGGTCACCAGTCTCGACGCCCACCAGGCAAAACCGGCCGAACTCGCCTCCTACCTGCGCGGACACTGGATCGTGGAGGCTCAGCACCACATCCGCGACCGCACCTTCGCCGAGGACGCCTCCACCGTCCACGCCGGCAACGCACCCCGCACCATGGCCGCCTTCCGCAACCTCGCCATCGGAGCCCTCAAAACCCTCGGAGCGACCAACATCGCCAAGACCACCCGCGCCATCCGCGACCAACCACAACGAGCCCTCCCCATCCTGGGCATCACCCCCAAGCCCGACCTCACCGGAACTTGA
- a CDS encoding DUF262 domain-containing protein encodes MADHGLKFEIESKTVAEFRSLDKSGELILQPEYQRQAVWPERAKVSLMETILLGYPIPEIYLAYETSPEREQTASVVDGQQRLTSLLDFLKNKFPLDGLEDETLSEKFEGKLFKELPDDVRQEFFQYRFPIRRLSNLADEFVRAVFARVNRVNMVLTEQELRNALLPGPFNDFLKDCAAHQLSTESGVFSGERRKRGGDLEFYAEVFGTCIFGLSNKKTELNERYDEISTDFEDYQRRSVEFLELLTLLSSTIKWVGRTRWSNIVDMFTLLHVAWGLRKELGNAGPDQKKQIRDLLDLFQRAVSDKKRNGGNEETAGLLASLAAMANMTTEQVKNIVEEYTSGIRNSSDLGSRRVRSQQLTLILSKKL; translated from the coding sequence ATGGCTGATCACGGACTCAAGTTCGAGATCGAGTCGAAAACGGTAGCGGAGTTTCGGTCGCTGGACAAGTCCGGCGAGCTAATCCTCCAGCCCGAGTACCAGCGCCAGGCCGTTTGGCCCGAACGTGCCAAGGTCTCTTTGATGGAGACCATCCTCCTCGGGTATCCGATCCCGGAGATCTACCTCGCGTACGAGACATCGCCGGAAAGGGAACAGACCGCTTCCGTTGTCGACGGTCAGCAGCGACTCACCTCCTTGCTTGATTTTCTGAAAAATAAGTTCCCTCTGGACGGGCTAGAGGACGAGACACTAAGCGAGAAGTTCGAGGGAAAGCTCTTCAAAGAGCTACCCGACGATGTGCGTCAAGAGTTCTTCCAATACCGATTCCCGATTCGGCGCCTTTCTAACCTTGCCGACGAGTTTGTGCGCGCAGTTTTTGCTCGCGTCAACAGGGTCAACATGGTACTGACGGAACAAGAGCTAAGAAATGCTTTGCTACCTGGCCCGTTCAACGACTTCCTCAAAGACTGCGCGGCTCATCAGCTAAGCACAGAATCCGGCGTCTTCAGTGGTGAGCGACGTAAACGAGGCGGCGATCTGGAGTTCTACGCCGAGGTCTTCGGCACCTGCATCTTCGGACTGTCCAATAAAAAGACCGAACTCAACGAACGCTATGACGAGATTTCCACAGATTTCGAAGACTATCAGCGTCGTTCAGTGGAATTTCTAGAACTACTGACGCTCCTCAGCAGTACCATCAAGTGGGTCGGCCGAACCAGATGGTCGAACATCGTCGACATGTTCACGCTTCTACATGTCGCCTGGGGACTGCGCAAGGAACTAGGAAACGCCGGCCCGGACCAGAAAAAACAGATTCGGGACCTTCTGGACCTGTTCCAGCGCGCAGTCTCAGACAAAAAGCGCAATGGCGGTAACGAAGAAACTGCTGGCCTTTTGGCATCTCTTGCAGCCATGGCCAACATGACGACCGAGCAGGTCAAAAATATCGTCGAAGAGTACACTTCGGGGATCCGGAACTCGTCCGACCTGGGCTCACGCCGAGTCCGCTCTCAGCAGCTGACATTGATTCTTTCAAAGAAGCTCTAG
- a CDS encoding DDE-type integrase/transposase/recombinase, giving the protein MIKPWEWAGTVYVAFVVDTFSRRIVGWSAATTKHTELVLAAVEMGLWQRDREGSRHQHGQLVHHSDAGSQGGFNWWSQHLVFVEVLDGASSAGSGPGAASEAEVSGASEVSASCRGGVLDGDRQGSSA; this is encoded by the coding sequence TTGATCAAGCCCTGGGAGTGGGCAGGCACGGTCTATGTCGCTTTCGTCGTCGACACTTTCTCCCGCCGCATCGTCGGCTGGTCCGCGGCTACCACCAAACACACCGAACTCGTCCTGGCCGCGGTGGAAATGGGCCTGTGGCAGCGCGACCGGGAAGGCAGCCGCCACCAGCACGGCCAACTGGTACACCACAGCGACGCCGGGTCGCAAGGCGGATTCAACTGGTGGTCGCAACACCTCGTGTTCGTGGAGGTGTTGGATGGTGCGTCGTCAGCAGGCAGCGGACCGGGCGCTGCGTCCGAAGCTGAGGTCTCCGGGGCATCCGAAGTATCAGCGTCATGTCGAGGGGGCGTTTTGGACGGAGATCGCCAAGGGTCTTCTGCCTGA
- a CDS encoding TnsA-like heteromeric transposase endonuclease subunit, with protein MADLAAVPVTGLGPMRGFTWRRDQRHRPGLEYMVSTGRLHGFESLEEAGLLLVLDFAGGVVEVLSQPLRLRFLTAVGWRRHTPDFLVVSRLGIWLIDVRPADLIGDEDRESFAAAAEAALACGWHYTVAARWKPYVLMAVDAMSARRRPLADPLGVRPGLLAGAGVAMTFGEIAAGSAFEPVARAHLLHLLWHRRVGIDLGRPLGDSSTVVLGSESS; from the coding sequence GTGGCTGATCTGGCAGCCGTTCCAGTCACCGGGCTGGGGCCGATGCGGGGTTTCACGTGGCGGCGTGATCAGCGTCATCGTCCCGGGCTTGAGTACATGGTCAGTACCGGTCGTCTGCACGGCTTCGAGAGTCTGGAGGAGGCCGGGCTGCTGCTGGTTCTGGATTTCGCCGGTGGCGTGGTCGAGGTCCTCTCGCAGCCGCTTCGGCTGAGGTTCCTTACAGCCGTCGGATGGCGCAGGCACACCCCCGATTTCCTTGTGGTAAGCCGCCTGGGCATCTGGTTGATCGACGTCCGCCCTGCTGATCTGATCGGAGATGAGGACCGGGAGTCCTTCGCCGCGGCGGCTGAGGCTGCGTTGGCCTGCGGCTGGCACTACACGGTGGCTGCGCGGTGGAAGCCGTACGTGCTGATGGCGGTGGATGCCATGTCGGCCAGGCGTCGGCCGCTCGCGGATCCGCTGGGTGTCAGGCCGGGCCTGCTCGCCGGGGCCGGTGTGGCTATGACTTTCGGGGAGATCGCGGCGGGAAGCGCGTTCGAGCCGGTCGCCCGGGCCCATCTGCTGCATCTGCTGTGGCACCGCCGGGTCGGCATCGATCTGGGCCGGCCTCTCGGGGACAGTTCCACGGTCGTTCTCGGATCGGAGTCGTCGTGA
- a CDS encoding MAE_28990/MAE_18760 family HEPN-like nuclease yields the protein MKDDRPFIPSKDGIDTQSNLNSDLLFDVLGSLGLNAAPFETKRMLIDHSLLAARNKIAHGEFLALDREGYEELHAEVILIIETIRNLVVDAVGNQLYRKSSTG from the coding sequence ATAAAAGATGACCGCCCATTCATCCCATCAAAGGATGGCATCGACACCCAGTCGAACCTGAATAGCGACCTACTCTTCGATGTATTGGGGTCGCTAGGGTTGAACGCGGCACCCTTCGAAACAAAGAGAATGCTGATCGACCACTCGCTTCTCGCCGCCCGCAACAAGATCGCCCACGGGGAGTTTCTGGCACTCGATCGCGAAGGCTACGAAGAACTACACGCCGAGGTGATCTTGATAATTGAGACAATTCGAAATCTGGTAGTTGACGCTGTAGGCAATCAGCTCTACAGGAAGAGCAGCACTGGTTGA
- a CDS encoding M15 family metallopeptidase, with product MTSTRRMFVRSAIGVAAAATAGSLLTDTAFADTPPPPGRLSTAGAARAQRDAARVQPGARSANGWTVNTASDAGGSVWTRPIPGTGCEVQVAIGDVEIILVHCVRRFHYEIESLRPGDVVGFKSPGTVKGHASNHASGTALDIRPGSYPPGVRGGFHPYQVDVIRDILAECDGVVTWGGDFRIPDEAHFEIGLAPADPRVHRLADKLRDWRINRPGQGAGVLVDPMNAARRAAALTLARTQAA from the coding sequence ATGACATCAACCCGGCGCATGTTCGTGCGCTCAGCGATCGGTGTCGCCGCGGCCGCGACGGCGGGGTCGCTGCTGACCGATACCGCGTTCGCGGACACCCCGCCTCCGCCCGGCCGGCTGAGTACGGCCGGCGCCGCCCGCGCCCAGCGGGACGCGGCGCGGGTCCAGCCCGGCGCGCGGTCCGCCAACGGCTGGACCGTCAACACCGCCTCCGACGCCGGGGGCAGCGTGTGGACGCGTCCGATACCCGGGACCGGCTGCGAGGTCCAGGTGGCGATCGGGGACGTGGAGATCATCCTCGTGCACTGCGTCCGCCGTTTCCACTACGAGATCGAGTCCCTGCGCCCTGGCGACGTCGTCGGCTTCAAGAGCCCCGGCACGGTGAAGGGCCACGCGTCCAACCATGCTTCCGGCACCGCGCTCGACATCCGGCCCGGAAGCTATCCGCCGGGAGTCCGCGGCGGCTTCCACCCGTACCAGGTCGATGTCATCCGGGACATCCTGGCCGAGTGCGACGGCGTCGTGACCTGGGGCGGGGACTTCAGGATCCCCGACGAGGCCCACTTCGAGATCGGTCTCGCCCCGGCCGATCCGCGCGTCCACCGGCTGGCGGACAAGCTCCGTGACTGGCGGATCAACCGGCCCGGGCAGGGAGCGGGTGTCCTGGTCGACCCGATGAACGCCGCACGCCGTGCCGCCGCGCTGACATTGGCACGGACGCAGGCCGCCTGA
- a CDS encoding deoxyxylulose-5-phosphate synthase — MAHAKTSYVCLSCRVSYKQPYDRTRQRVCPRCAEPMIHAGSAFAAPRRRDSAAWRTLTVLFNAGVGFHKSCCAGPGYRPRTLREVRERMTYARRSGEPVTKALTRRDVP, encoded by the coding sequence ATGGCCCATGCGAAGACCTCGTACGTCTGCCTCTCCTGCCGGGTCTCCTACAAGCAGCCGTACGACAGGACGAGGCAGCGAGTCTGTCCGCGCTGTGCGGAGCCGATGATCCATGCCGGTTCGGCGTTCGCCGCGCCCCGGCGGCGGGACTCCGCCGCGTGGCGAACCCTCACGGTTCTCTTCAACGCGGGCGTGGGCTTCCACAAGAGCTGCTGCGCCGGACCCGGGTACCGCCCTCGGACCCTGCGCGAGGTGCGTGAACGGATGACGTACGCGCGGCGTAGTGGCGAGCCGGTCACGAAGGCGCTCACACGACGGGATGTCCCGTGA
- a CDS encoding TniQ family protein has product MADRLRPLPRSLDPLEDESIHGYLLRLANQFGAAPLEIAVRTGLVVQGRGRNGIPVRLLHDLDEQRLDAFARATRLTHDEARALLISPLGERYGPLNARLLAEFRTPTGMVHNNRWILTRVTRYCPRCLSGDGTEIEERHGGRWHRSWRLPPVFACLRHQRPLLYGCPRCGQDINAARAGSLIARASEAGLHPAQCRATLPGTRVICGAGLAGAEADRLPHAPSAVAALLRLQHYFDTEPVKAIKAGRSF; this is encoded by the coding sequence ATGGCGGACCGACTACGTCCTCTGCCCCGGAGCCTCGACCCGCTGGAAGACGAATCGATCCACGGCTACCTTCTCCGGCTCGCGAACCAGTTCGGCGCCGCACCTTTGGAGATCGCCGTCCGGACAGGGCTCGTCGTTCAGGGACGCGGTCGAAACGGCATTCCCGTACGCCTTCTGCACGACCTGGACGAGCAGCGGCTCGACGCGTTCGCCCGCGCGACTCGCCTCACGCATGACGAGGCCCGGGCGCTGCTGATCTCTCCGTTGGGCGAGCGCTACGGTCCGTTGAACGCACGTCTGCTGGCCGAGTTCCGTACGCCCACGGGAATGGTCCACAACAACCGCTGGATTCTCACCAGGGTGACCCGGTACTGCCCGCGATGCCTCTCCGGTGACGGAACCGAGATCGAAGAGCGTCATGGAGGGCGTTGGCACCGGTCCTGGAGATTGCCTCCTGTCTTCGCCTGTCTACGTCATCAGCGCCCGCTGCTGTACGGCTGCCCTCGCTGCGGGCAGGACATCAACGCAGCACGCGCCGGCAGCCTGATCGCCCGAGCCTCCGAAGCGGGCCTGCACCCCGCTCAGTGCAGAGCCACCCTCCCTGGCACACGAGTGATCTGCGGTGCGGGTCTGGCCGGCGCCGAGGCGGACCGACTTCCTCACGCTCCCTCCGCGGTCGCCGCGTTGCTGAGGCTTCAGCACTACTTCGACACGGAACCTGTCAAAGCGATCAAGGCAGGTAGATCGTTCTAA
- a CDS encoding transposase: MPAPRKYPLELRERAVRMYRAAEPKPVIRRMAEELGVHHEALRNWIRQAEADAGERDDVLTTAEREELAALRKENAQLKRANEVLRTASAFFAAQLDPTRPR; this comes from the coding sequence ATGCCTGCCCCGAGGAAGTACCCGCTGGAGTTGCGTGAGCGTGCGGTGCGGATGTACCGGGCGGCCGAGCCGAAGCCCGTGATCCGTCGCATGGCCGAGGAACTCGGCGTGCACCACGAGGCCCTGCGCAACTGGATCCGCCAGGCCGAGGCGGACGCCGGCGAACGGGACGATGTGCTGACCACTGCCGAGCGGGAGGAGCTGGCCGCCCTGCGCAAGGAGAATGCCCAGCTCAAGCGTGCCAATGAGGTCCTGCGGACGGCCTCGGCTTTTTTCGCGGCCCAGCTCGACCCGACCCGGCCCCGATGA